In the genome of Nocardioides sp. NBC_00368, the window CTGGCTCGTAACCCGGGGGCGGCGGGGGAGACGATCGAGATGATCTCCCGTCACCGGAGCAAGCCCGTGGTCTCGGTGCTGCCGCTGGACTCGGCGGTCGACGGTGTCGACGCGGTCGTCTCCACGGTCCCGGCGAAGGCACTGACCCCCGAGCTCATCGATCGCTGGGCCCCGACGCCGGTCGTCTTCGACGTCGTCTACGACCCGTGGCCCTCGCCGCTGCTCTCCGTCGCACCCGGTGTGGCCGTCAGCGGCCTGGACCTGCTCGTGCACCAGGCGGTGCTGCAGTTCGAGCTCTTCACCAGCCGTCCCGCCCCGCTCGAAGCCATGCGGGCGGCGGGGGAGAAGGCGCTGGGGATCGCGGAGCTGTCACCGGCATGAGTCCTGGGGCGGTCGTGCTGGTGAGTGCGGCCGTCGCCGGTCTGCTCGCTCTCGGCATGCCGGCACTTCTTCGCCGACTCCCCGAACCGGTCGACGACCCGCCCGAGGTCTCGTACGCATCCCTCGCAGGCTGGCCACCGTTCCGGCCTCTCGCGGTGGCCGTCTCCGCCGCGGTCGCCGGGCTGCTCGCCTGGCAGGTCGATCCGTCGCGGCTGATGGTGGCGCTGGCGCCGCTCACACCGATCTGCGTGCTGCTCGCCTACGTCGACTGGCGCGTCCAGCGGCTGCCGAAGGTGCCGATCCTGCTGGCCACCGCGGCCGGGCTCGCTCTGCTCGGCGCCGAGTGGCTCTGGACGCGTGACACCGCGACGGCTCTCGGCGCCCTCGCCGGGCTGGTGATCGCCCGCTCGGCGTTCTGGCTGCTGTGGCGGCTCGTGCCGCACGCGATGGGCTTCGGCGACGTACGGCTCGCGGCGCTGGTCGGCTTGGTCCTCGGTCGCCTCGGCTGGGACCAGTTGGCGATCGGGCTCTGGGCCGGCCTGGCGATCTTCGGTCTCTGGGGCATCGGGCGTGCGGTCGCGCGACGCTCGCGCACGGCGATGCGCGAGCCCCTGGCGTACGGGCCGTTCATGATCTGGGGCATGCTCGTCGGAGTCTTCGCCGTCTCGCTGTGAGCCCGGGTGCACGGGGTTGCGTGGCGGGGATGAAAGACTGACCCCATGTTGCGTTGGCTCACTGCGGGCGAGTCCCATGGTCCGTCCCTGACGGCCGTGATGGAGGGTCTGCCCGCCCACGTCCGGATCACCTCTGACGACATCGCTGATGCCCTGGCGCGGCGCCGGCTCGGCTATGGCCGAGGTGCCCGGATGAAGTTCGAGAAGGACCAGGTGCGGATCACCGGCGGCGTACGCCACGGGGAGAGCCAAGGCGGTCCGGTCGCGATCGAGGTCGGCAACACCGAGTGGCCCAAGTGGGAGACCGTGATGGCCGCCGACCCGGTCGATCCCGACGTGCTCGCCGGGCAGGCCCGCAATGCCCCGCTGACCCGGCCGCGGCCCGGCCACGCCGACCTGGTCGGGATGCAGAAGTACGACTTCGACGACGCCCGCCCGATCTTGGAGCGCGCCTCGGCCCGCGAGACCGCGGCCCGGGTCGCCCTCGGCGCGGTCGCCTCGGCCTTCCTCGAGCAGGCGCTCGGCGTCCGCCTGGTGTCCCACGTCCTGGAGATCGGCGGCGTCCGTACGCCGGGCCGCGAGGTCCCCTCGCCCGAGGATGTCTCCCGGCTCGACGAGGACCCGGTGCGGGTGCTCGACCCGGACGGCTCCAAGCAGATGGTCGCCCGGATCGACGAGGCCCACAAGGACGGCGACACCCTCGGTGGCGTCGTCGAGGTGGTCGTCCACGGGCTGCCGCCGGGTCTCGGCTCCCACGTGCACTGGGACCGGCGGCTCGACGCCCGCCTGGCCGGTGCGCTGATGGGCATCCAGGCGATCAAGGGCGTCGAGGTCGGCGACGGGTTCGAGCTCGCCGCGACCCCGGGCTCGAAGGCCCACGACGAGATCGTGCCGTCCGCCGACGGCATCCGCCGCGCCTCCGGGCGCTCGGGCGGCACCGAGGGCGGCATGTCCACCGGCGAGGTCCTGCGGGTCCGTGCTGCGATGAAGCCGATCGCGACCGTGCCGCGCGCGCTGCGTACCGTCGACGTGGCCACCGGCGAGGAGGCCGTCGCGCACCACCAGCGCTCCGACGTCTGCGCGGTGCCCGCCGCCGGCGTCGTCGCGGAGGCGATGGTCGCGCTCGTCCTGGCGGAGGCGGCGCTGGAGAAGTTCGGTGGCGACTCCGTCGCCGAGACCAAGCGCAACGCCGAGTCCTACCTCGCGAACCTGAGGTACGTCTGATGCCCGCTGTCGTGCTCGTCGGCCCGATGGGCGCCGGGAAGTCGACCGTCGGCGCGCTGCTCGCGACTCGTCTCGGGGTGGCCCTGCGCGACACCGACGAGGACATCGCCGCTGCCGCCGGCAAGAGCGTGCAGGACATCTTCGTCGACGAGGGCGAGGCCCACTTCCGTGAGGTCGAGGCCGAGGCCGTCGCGGCGGCGCTCGCCGAGCACGACGGGGTGGTCTCCCTCGGCGGCGGCTCCGTCCTGGCCGAGCAGACCCGGATCCTGCTCAAGGAGCACACCGTCGTCTACCTGCGGGTCGGCGTCGCGGATGCGGTCAAGCGGGTCGGTCTCGGCTCGGGCCGTCCGCTGCTGCTCGGCAACGTACGCGGCCGCATCAAGGCGCTCCTGGAGGAGCGCGCACCGATCTACGAGTCGGTCGCCACGATCGTCGTCGACACCGACGGCCGCTCGGCCGACGACGTCGCCACCGAGCTGGCCACCGCCCTGACCGCGCTGAACACAACGGAGTAGAAGTGACCGGAACC includes:
- a CDS encoding prepilin peptidase encodes the protein MSPGAVVLVSAAVAGLLALGMPALLRRLPEPVDDPPEVSYASLAGWPPFRPLAVAVSAAVAGLLAWQVDPSRLMVALAPLTPICVLLAYVDWRVQRLPKVPILLATAAGLALLGAEWLWTRDTATALGALAGLVIARSAFWLLWRLVPHAMGFGDVRLAALVGLVLGRLGWDQLAIGLWAGLAIFGLWGIGRAVARRSRTAMREPLAYGPFMIWGMLVGVFAVSL
- a CDS encoding shikimate kinase, with amino-acid sequence MPAVVLVGPMGAGKSTVGALLATRLGVALRDTDEDIAAAAGKSVQDIFVDEGEAHFREVEAEAVAAALAEHDGVVSLGGGSVLAEQTRILLKEHTVVYLRVGVADAVKRVGLGSGRPLLLGNVRGRIKALLEERAPIYESVATIVVDTDGRSADDVATELATALTALNTTE
- the aroC gene encoding chorismate synthase; its protein translation is MLRWLTAGESHGPSLTAVMEGLPAHVRITSDDIADALARRRLGYGRGARMKFEKDQVRITGGVRHGESQGGPVAIEVGNTEWPKWETVMAADPVDPDVLAGQARNAPLTRPRPGHADLVGMQKYDFDDARPILERASARETAARVALGAVASAFLEQALGVRLVSHVLEIGGVRTPGREVPSPEDVSRLDEDPVRVLDPDGSKQMVARIDEAHKDGDTLGGVVEVVVHGLPPGLGSHVHWDRRLDARLAGALMGIQAIKGVEVGDGFELAATPGSKAHDEIVPSADGIRRASGRSGGTEGGMSTGEVLRVRAAMKPIATVPRALRTVDVATGEEAVAHHQRSDVCAVPAAGVVAEAMVALVLAEAALEKFGGDSVAETKRNAESYLANLRYV